Proteins encoded within one genomic window of Clostridiisalibacter paucivorans DSM 22131:
- the asrB gene encoding anaerobic sulfite reductase subunit AsrB has translation MIRNDYVPFVSEIKDVIKHTDIEYTFRMAYVGEVKPGQFFEVSIPKYGEAPISVSGIGKDFIDLTIRRVGKVTDEVFEHYVGDSLLLRGPYGNGFDINIYKGRELVVIAGGTGLSPVRGVVDYFSKHTDEVESLTLISGFKKPNDILFSEDLARWKESMNVILTVDYADGDTECQVGLVTEYIPKLKLNNKNNTTAIVVGPPAMMKFSVQGLLNIGIPEENIWVSQERKMCCGLGKCGHCKIGDVYVCLDGPVFNYTKSKTLID, from the coding sequence ATGATACGCAATGATTATGTTCCTTTTGTATCTGAAATAAAAGATGTCATTAAACATACTGACATTGAATATACTTTTCGTATGGCTTATGTAGGAGAAGTAAAACCAGGGCAGTTTTTTGAAGTTTCTATACCTAAGTATGGTGAAGCTCCTATTTCAGTCAGTGGAATCGGAAAAGATTTTATTGACTTAACCATCAGACGTGTAGGTAAGGTTACGGATGAAGTCTTTGAGCATTATGTAGGAGATAGCTTATTGCTTAGAGGTCCTTATGGCAATGGTTTTGATATAAACATTTACAAAGGACGAGAACTTGTTGTAATTGCTGGTGGTACAGGGCTTTCTCCTGTTCGTGGTGTAGTAGATTACTTTTCAAAACATACAGATGAAGTGGAAAGTCTCACATTAATCAGTGGATTTAAAAAACCAAATGATATTTTGTTTTCAGAAGATTTAGCACGTTGGAAAGAAAGCATGAATGTTATTCTTACAGTGGATTATGCAGATGGTGATACTGAATGCCAAGTAGGTCTTGTTACAGAATATATTCCAAAACTAAAACTAAATAATAAAAATAATACAACTGCAATTGTTGTTGGACCTCCGGCGATGATGAAATTTTCTGTACAGGGATTACTTAACATTGGTATACCAGAAGAAAATATATGGGTTTCCCAAGAACGTAAGATGTGTTGTGGACTTGGAAAATGTGGTCATTGCAAAATCGGTGACGTTTATGTTTGTTTAGATGGTCCAGTTTTTAATTACACAAAAAGCAAAACACTAATTGATTAA
- the asrA gene encoding anaerobic sulfite reductase subunit AsrA, translating to MGYIATNLELDSFMSELAKKYRIFAPKRFVNSGIFSDTDCIRYGEISSVNEMVFDEKSQYSFKETILPIIQTLFFFTEGNTNEADIPQKDIIVFLRSCDMHGVKRLDDMYLNNGPADYYYHQIRDKVKFILMGCKQSFENCFCVSMGTNRTDRYDMSIDQYDDIYRIDCKNKVWQKQLDDMNIPQEAVTPAYVTENSTSVSIPENLDFTVTKSKMWDEYDTRCIGCGRCNFVCPTCTCFSMQDMFYSENGKVGERRRVWASCMVDGFTDVAGGGSYRQKKGQRMRFKVLHKVHDYKQRNGYHMCVGCGRCDDICPEYISFSNCINKLSKAMKEVSK from the coding sequence ATGGGTTATATTGCAACAAATCTGGAGTTAGATTCCTTTATGTCAGAATTGGCAAAAAAATATCGTATTTTTGCACCTAAACGCTTTGTAAATAGTGGGATTTTTTCTGATACTGATTGTATTAGATATGGAGAGATCTCTTCAGTAAATGAAATGGTTTTTGATGAAAAATCTCAATATTCTTTCAAAGAGACCATTTTACCAATTATTCAAACCTTATTCTTTTTTACAGAAGGAAATACAAATGAAGCAGATATTCCTCAAAAGGATATTATCGTGTTCCTACGAAGTTGTGATATGCACGGAGTAAAGCGACTTGATGATATGTATCTTAATAATGGTCCAGCTGACTATTATTATCATCAGATTCGAGATAAAGTGAAATTTATTCTTATGGGATGCAAACAATCTTTTGAAAATTGTTTTTGCGTAAGCATGGGTACTAATCGTACAGATAGATATGACATGAGCATTGACCAATATGATGACATATATCGAATTGACTGTAAAAATAAAGTATGGCAAAAACAGCTTGATGATATGAATATTCCGCAAGAAGCTGTCACACCTGCATATGTCACAGAAAATTCAACTAGCGTTTCTATTCCCGAAAATCTTGATTTTACAGTAACTAAAAGTAAGATGTGGGATGAATATGATACGCGCTGTATAGGTTGTGGTCGTTGTAATTTTGTATGTCCTACTTGCACTTGTTTCTCGATGCAAGATATGTTTTATAGTGAAAATGGTAAGGTGGGTGAACGTCGTAGAGTTTGGGCTTCTTGTATGGTAGATGGATTTACTGATGTCGCTGGTGGCGGAAGCTACCGTCAGAAAAAAGGACAAAGAATGCGCTTTAAGGTTCTTCATAAGGTTCATGATTATAAGCAGCGCAATGGTTATCACATGTGTGTAGGTTGTGGGCGTTGTGATGATATCTGTCCTGAATATATTTCATTTTCAAATTGTATCAATAAATTATCTAAAGCTATGAAGGAGGTGTCAAAATAA